One region of Oryza sativa Japonica Group chromosome 5, ASM3414082v1 genomic DNA includes:
- the LOC4337686 gene encoding phosphoinositide phospholipase C 2 — protein sequence MTTYRVCCFLRRFRAASNEPSEELGDVFQAYADGGGGVMGEEALRRFLREVQGEAAGGGDDELEATAREVMAFAAEQRLLRKGGAAAAGGGLTVEGFHRWLCSDANAALDPQKRVYQDMGLPLSHYFIYTGHNSYLTGNQLSSGCSEVPIVKALHDGVRVIELDLWPNAAKDAVEVLHGRTLTSPVGLMKCLEAIREYAFVASPYPVILTLEDHLTPDLQSKVAKMIKETFGDMLYVSETENMAEFPSPDELKGKIIVSTKPPKEYLQTKNDADADEAGVWGEEITDDKVAATAMTTEEKCAAAEEAVAAAAVDEEMQEAETDKKTQHGVDNEYRRLIAIPLTRRKHDMDQDLKVDPDMVTRLSLGEKAYEKAIVTHGAHIIRFTQRKLLRIFPRSTRITSSNYNPLMGWRYGVQMVAANMQGHGRKLWLTQGMFRANGGCGYVKKPDILMNNDPDKLFDPTSKLPVKTRLKVTVYMGDGWRFDFRKTHFDKCSPPDFYARVGIAGVEADTRMEQTKVKMDTWIPAWDHEFEFPLSVPELALLRVEVHESDNHQKDDFGGQTCLPVWELRRGIRSVRLCDHRGEPLRSVKLLMRFDFT from the exons ATGACGACGTACAGGGTGTGCTGCTTCCTGCGGCGGTTCAGGGCGGCGTCGAACGAGCCGTCGGAGGAGCTCGGCGACGTGTTCCAGGCgtacgccgacggcggcggcggcgtgatggGGGAGGAGGCGCTGAGGCGGTTCCTCCGGGAGGTGCAGggggaggccgccggcggcggcgacgacgagctggaggcgacggcgagggaggtGATGGCCTTCGCGGCGGAGCAGAGGCTGCTCAGGAagggcggcgccgctgccgccggcggcgggctcACCGTCGAGGGCTTCCACCGCTGGCTGTGCAGCGACGCCAACGCTGCACTGGATCCTCAGAAACGG GTATATCAAGACATGGGATTGCCTCTGTCACACTACTTCATCTACACGGGGCACAACTCATACCTGACGGGGAACCAGCTGAGCAGCGGGTGCAGCGAGGTGCCCATCGTGAAGGCCCTCCACGACGGCGTCCGTGTCATCGAGCTCGACCTCTGGCCCAACGCTGCCAAGGACGCCGTCGAGGTCCTCCACGGCAG GACGCTGACATCGCCAGTGGGTCTGATGAAATGCCTTGAGGCCATCAGGGAGTACGCGTTCGTCGCCTCCCCTTACCCCGTCATCCTCACCCTCGAAGATCACCTCACTCCCGACCTCCAATCCAAAGTCGCCAAG ATGATCAAGGAGACGTTCGGTGACATGCTCTACGTCTCTGAAACTGAGAACATGGCGGAATTCCCTTCGCCGGACGAGCTCAAGGGGAAGATCATCGTGTCGACGAAGCCGCCCAAGGAGTACCTCCAGACCAagaacgacgccgacgccgacgaggccggCGTCTGGGGCGAGGAGATCACCGACGacaaggtggcggcgacggcgatgacgacagAAGAGAaatgcgcggcggcggaggaagcagtcgccgccgccgccgtcgacgaggagATGCAGGAGGCCGAGACGGACAAGAAGACGCAGCACGGGGTGGACAACGAGTACAGGCGCCTCATCGCCATCCCTCTGACAAGAAGAAAGCACGACATGGATCAGGACCTCAAGGTCGATCCCGACATGGTGACGCGCCTCAGCCTCGGGGAGAAGGCCTACGAGAAGGCCATTGTCACCCATGGAGCTCACATTATCAG GTTTACGCAGAGGAAATTGCTGAGGATATTCCCTCGGTCGACGCGCATTACGTCTTCGAATTATAATCCTTTGATGGGTTGGAGGTATGGAGTTCAGATGGTTGCAGCAAACATGCAG GGCCATGGAAGAAAGCTGTGGCTGACTCAGGGGATGTTCCGAGCAAACGGCGGTTGCGGTTACGTCAAAAAGCCTGATATTCTGATGAACAACGATCCAGATAAACTGTTTGATCCTACATCCAAACTACCAGTAAAGACAAGACTAAAG GTGACGGTGTACATGGGAGACGGATGGCGATTCGACTTCCGCAAGACACATTTCGACAAATGCTCACCCCCAGACTTCTATGCAAGG GTGGGTATAGCCGGAGTAGAAGCAGACACGAGGATGGAGCAGACGAAGGTGAAGATGGACACGTGGATTCCGGCATGGGATCACGAGTTCGAGTTCCCGTTGAGCGTGCCGGAGCTGGCGCTGCTCCGGGTGGAGGTGCACGAGTCCGACAACCACCAGAAGGACGACTTCGGCGGGCAGACCTGCCTGCCGGTGTGGGAGCTCCGGCGAGGCATCCGCTCCGTCAGGCTCTGCGACCACCGCGGCGAGCCCCTCCGCTCCGTCAAGCTCCTCATGCGCTTCGACTTCACCTGA
- the LOC9266041 gene encoding putative serine/threonine-protein kinase-like protein CCR3, which yields MTPLLLLLLLPLLLLAPASASTVAIAAGPTACAVAEGNSTVYCASATNSSSSAAVAPFVSFSQVSGGGGAFVCGLQVGGRALFCWPAAAPGQLRRVYNGPGQLSQLAVGGGHVAAYDAAARVIRWWRGGDRFPLWFGGGFASLVSGDDFTCAVETSTSAVRCWGPRGGAVEAGFLNASVSALAAGGSRACGVRRNDGGVLCSGGGVLAPREDLYVDGLAVGDSHACGLLRPNHTAACWSLGGATTTLYYPAVGTAFELLVAGGNLTCGLVSANFSLLCWSRDGLVAAEVNLPPILPGVCVSDNSSCKCGPLPDSGRFCKVSGDVICRRFCDTSPPPPPPSPRTPSPPATPSSRRGVSKGWIAFAVVGAVGCFAGLCSIVYCLLFGFCSHKKVHNSVQPNIASNNNGGGGGGAAAAVGSGAPSPYGSPNGSLGRLRRQLSRVMTRQRSGPSSFKDPAEEFTFAQLAAATKDFAAEAKIGEGSFGTVYRGKLPDGREVAIKRGESGPRARKFQEKETAFRSELAFLSRLHHKHLVGFVGYCEESDERLLVYEYMKNGALYDHLHPKPNGSSSPSPSPVATSWKLRIKILLDASRGIDYLHSYAVPPIIHRDIKSSNILLDGSWVARVSDFGLSLMGPETEEVKHLSMKAAGTVGYMDPEYYGLHHLTVKSDVYGFGVVMLEALTGKRAIFKEAEGGSPVSVVDYAVPSIVAGELSKVLDARAPEPSAHEAEAVELVAYTAVHCVRLEGKDRPAMADIVANLETAVALCEDSATGGGAAGHGNSSSSASLSITSMELSRMD from the coding sequence ATgaccccgctcctcctcctcctcctcctcccccttctcctcctcgccccggcctccgcctccaccgtcgccatcgccgccggccccACCGCCTGCGCCGTCGCGGAGGGAAACTCCACCGTCTACTGCGCCTCCGCCACCaactcgtcctcctccgccgccgtcgcgccgttcGTCAGCTTCTCCCAGGTGTCCGGCGGCGGGGGGGCGTTCGTCTGCGGGCTGCAGGTCGGGGGGCGCGCGCTCTTCTGCtggcccgccgcggcgccgggtCAGCTCAGGCGGGTGTACAACGGCCCGGGCCAGCTGTCACAGCTCGCCGTCGGGGGCGGCCATGTCGCGGCGTacgacgccgcggcgcgggTGATACGGTGGTGGCGTGGCGGGGACCGGTTCCCTCTCTGGTTCGGCGGTGGGTTCGCCTCCCTCGTCTCCGGCGACGACTTCACCTGCGCCGTGGAGACGAGCACCTCCGCCGTCCGGTGCTGGggcccgcgcggcggcgccgtggaggcGGGTTTTCTCAACGCCTCCGTCTCCGCCCTCGCCGCGGGAGGTTCCCGCGCGTGCGGGGTGAGGAggaacgacggcggcgtgcTCTGCTCCGGCGGTGGCGTGCTCGCGCCGCGCGAGGACCTGTACGTGGACGGCCTGGCCGTCGGCGACTCCCACGCGTGCGGCCTCCTCCGGCCGAACCACACCGCCGCGTGCTGGAGCCTCGGGGGCGCCACCACCACGCTCTACTACCCGGCGGTCGGCACGGCGTTcgagctcctcgtcgccggcggtaaCCTCACGTGCGGCCTCGTGTCGGCCAACTTCAGCCTGCTCTGCTGGTCGAGGGATGggttggtggcggcggaggtgaaCCTGCCGCCGATCCTCCCCGGCGTCTGCGTCTCCGACAACAGCTCGTGCAAATGCGGCCCGCTCCCGGACTCCGGGAGGTTCTGCAAGGTCTCCGGCGACGTCATCTGCAGAAGGTTCTGTgacacgtcgccgccgccgccgccgccgtctcctcgtacgccgtcgccgccggcgaccccgAGCTCGAGACGCGGCGTGTCCAAAGGCTGGAtcgcgttcgccgtcgtcggcgcggtGGGCTGCTTCGCGGGGCTCTGCTCCATCGTCTACTGCCTCCTCTTCGGCTTCTGCAGCCACAAGAAGGTGCACAACTCTGTCCAGCCCAACATCGCCAGCAacaacaacggcggcggcggcggcggcgccgccgcagctgtCGGCAGTGGCGCGCCGAGCCCGTACGGGTCGCCGAACGGGTCGCTCGGCCGCCTGCGGCGGCAGCTGTCGCGCGTGATGACGCGGCAGCGGAGCGGGCCGTCGTCGTTCAAGGACCCCGCCGAGGAGTTCACCTTCGCGCAGCTCGCGGCGGCGACCAAGGACTTCGCGGCGGAGGCCAAGATCGGGGAGGGGAGCTTCGGGACGGTGTACCGCGGCAAGCTCCCCGACGGGCGGGAGGTGGCCATCAAGCGCGGCGAGTCGGGGCCGCGCGCGCGCAAGTTCCAGGAGAAGGAGACGGCGTTCCGGTCGGAGCTGGCCTTCCTCTCGCGGCTCCACCACAAGCACCTCGTCGGCTTCGTCGGCTACTGCGAGGAGAGCGACGAGCGGCTGCTGGTCTACGAGTACATGAAGAACGGCGCGCTCTACGACCACCTCCACCCCAAGCCCAACggctcgtcctcgccgtccccgtcgccggTGGCCACGTCGTGGAAGCTGCGCATCAAGATCCTGCTCGACGCGTCGCGCGGCATCGACTACCTCCACTCGTACGCCGTGCCGCCGATCATCCACCGCGACATCAAGTCGTCGAACATCCTGCTCGACGGCAGCTGGGTGGCGCGCGTGTCGGACTTCGGGCTGTCGCTGATGGggccggagacggaggaggtGAAGCACCTGTCGATGAAGGCCGCCGGGACGGTGGGGTACATGGACCCGGAGTACTACGGCCTCCACCACCTCACCGTCAAGAGCGACGTCTACGGCTTCGGCGTCGTCATGCTCGAGGCGCTCACCGGGAAGCGCGCCATCTTCAAGGAGGCCGAGGGCGGGAGCCCCGTCAGCGTGGTGGACTACGCCGTCCCCagcatcgtcgccggcgagctcagCAAGGTGCTCGACGCCCGCGCGCCGGAGCCGAGCGCGCACGAGGCCGAGGCCGTCGAGCTGGTCGCCTACACGGCGGTGCACTGCGTCCGGCTGGAGGGGAAGGACCGGCCGGCGATGGCGGACATCGTGGCCAACCTCGAGACGGCGGTGGCGCTCTGCGAGGAcagcgccaccggcggcggcgccgccggccatggcaacAGCTCGTCCAGCGCCAGCCTCTCCATCACGTCCATGGAGTTGAGTAGGATGGATTGA
- the LOC9268635 gene encoding uncharacterized protein, translated as MGLDYYKVLGVGRGATDEELKRSYRRLAMKHHPDKNRSPHADDSLFKQVSEAYDVLSDPQKRAIYDQFGEEGLKAGAAPPPTTSSSSSHGGGGGFRFSPRSAEEIFSEMFGGAFGGAGPRAPGAGFPGFGGSPRAGETSATKAPAIERQLACSLEDLYRGATKKMKISRDVLDATGKPTNLEEILTIDIKPGWKKGTKVTFPKKGNEKPNIIPSDLVFIIEERSHARFKRDKDDLIYTHRISLVEALTGCTVQLTTLDGRNLTVPVKSVINPTSEEVVKGEGMPITKEPSKKGDLKIRFQIKFPTNLTSDQKSGIQQLLPKP; from the exons ATGGGGCTGGACTACTACAAGGTGCTCGGCGTGGGCCGCGGCGCCACCGACGAGGAGCTCAAGAGATCCTACCGCCGCCTCGCCATGAAGCACCACCCCGACAAGAACCGCTCGCCGCACGCCGACGACTCCCTCTTCAAGCAAGTCTCCGAGGCCTACGAC GTGCTCAGCGACCCGCAGAAGCGCGCCATCTACGACCAGTTCGGCGAGGAAGGCCTCAaggccggcgcggcgccgccgccgaccacctcctcctcctcctcccacggcggcggaggaggcttCCGCTTCAGCCCGAGGAGCGCCGAGGAGATCTTCTCGGAGATGTTCGGGGGCGCATTCGGCGGCGCGGGGCCACGCGCCCCCGGCGCCGGGTTCCCGGGGTTCGGTGGGTCCCCCCGGGCAGGGGAGACGTCGGCGACGAAAGCTCCGGCGATCGAGCGGCAGCTGGCTTGCAGCCTTGAGGACCTCTACAGGGGCGCCACCAAGAAGATGAAGATCTCTAGGGATGTCCTCGACGCCACTGG GAAACCGACAAATCTGGAGGAGATCCTGACAATCGATATCAAGCCTGGATGGAAGAAGGGTACAAAGGTAACCTTTCCCAAGAAAGGCAATGAGAAGCCTAACATCATACCATCAGACCTAGTGTTTATAATAGAAGAGCGGTCGCACGCTAGATTCAAGCGAGACAAGGATGATCTTATTTACACGCATAGGATCTCGCTCGTGGAGGCTTTGACCGGTTGCACAGTCCAACTGACAACTCTGGATGGGCGGAATTTAACCGTTCCAGTGAAGTCCGTCATCAATCCTACTTCTGAAGAGGTTGTGAAGGGCGAAGGGATGCCAATCACAAAGGAACCGTCTAAGAAAGGGGATCTGAAGATCAGGTTTCAGATCAAGTTCCCCACCAATCTAACGTCTGACCAAAAGTCAGGGATCCAGCAACTTTTGCCTAAGCCTTAA
- the LOC4337689 gene encoding jasmonate-induced oxygenase 2: protein MAEAAGDGGWPEPVVRVQALSESGAATIPDRYVRPETERPSSSSEANAVANINIPVVDMSSSPGTAAAAVAEACREWGFFQAVNHGVPAALLRRARGVWRGFFQQPMEVKQRYGNSPATYEGYGSRLGVDKGAILDWGDYYFLHVRPPHLLSPHKWPHLPPDLRETTTEYSEEVRRLCERLMAVMAVGLGVEEGRLQEAFGGREGAGVCVRVNYYPRCPQPDLTLGLSSHSDPGGMTVLLVDDRVKGLQVRHAGAWVTVDPVPDAFIINVGDQIQVVTNALYRSVEHRVVVNAAEERLSIATFYNPRSDLPVAPLPELVSPERPPLYSPMTFDDYRLYIRRNGPRGKSQVDRLAAAAATIPNSTTTTQ, encoded by the exons atggcggaggcggcgggtgaTGGGGGTTGGCCGGAGCCGGTGGTGAGGGTGCAGGCGCTGTCGGAGAGCGGGGCGGCGACGATCCCCGACCGGTACGTGAGGCCGGAGACGgagcggccgtcgtcgtcgtcggaggcgAACGCCGTCGCCAACATCAACATCCCGGTGGTGGACATGTCGTCGTCtccggggacggcggcggcggcggtggcggaggcgtgCAGGGAGTGGGGGTTCTTCCAGGCGGTGAACCACGGGGtgccggcggcgctgctccggcGTGCCCGCGGCGTGTGGCGCGGGTTCTTCCagcagccgatggaggtgaAGCAGCGGTACGGCAACTCGCCGGCGACGTACGAAGGGTACGGCAGCCGGCTCGGCGTCGACAAGGGCGCCATCCTCGACTGGGGTGACTACTACTTCCTCCACGTCAGACcaccccacctcctctcccctcaCAAGTGGCCCCACCTCCCCCCTGACCTCAG ggaGACGACGACAGAGTACAGCGAGGAGGTGAGGAGGTTATGCGAGAGGTTGATGGCGGTGATGGCGGTGGGGCTAGGGGTAGAAGAAGGGAGGCTACAGGAGGCGTTTGGTGGTAGAGAGGGTGCTGGAGTGTGCGTGCGGGTGAACTACTACCCGCGGTGCCCACAGCCGGATCTAACACTAGGGTTGTCCTCGCACTCCGACCCCGGCGGGATGACGGTCCTCCTTGTCGACGACCGTGTCAAGGGACTCCAGGTTCGCCACGCCGGTGCATGGGTCACCGTTGACCCCGTGCCTGACGCCTTCATCATCAACGTCGGCGACCAAATTCAG GTGGTGACGAACGCATTGTACCGGAGCGTGGAGCACCGGGTGGTGGTGAacgcggcggaggagcggctgTCGATCGCGACCTTCTACAACCCTCGGAGCGACCTGCCGGTGGCGCCGCTGCCGGAGCTCGTGTCGCCGGAGCGGCCGCCGCTGTACAGCCCCATGACCTTCGACGACTACCGCCTCTACATCCGCCGCAACGGCCCCCGCGGCAAGTCCCAGGTcgatcgcctcgccgccgccgccgccacaataCCTAATTCTACTACCACCACTCAataa